GCCatttttgttcttcctttttttGTAAGATCGAGTGTCTGTTTGGTTCTATTTTTTGTAGTTCCTTTTCGCTGTTTTATTCGATATCCTACTATTTGGCTCGGATTGAATACCCGTTTGGGATTAAATACTCATTTGGTTCTcctttttgtagttttttttttttttctgttgatACAACAAATTTCTACCAGCAACAATTAACAATAACAGTAAGCAGTAGTATGAacaaaacagtaaataacaaAACAACAAACGGTAAACAATCAATGGTCGAATTAAAGTCCAACTAAACGGGAAATAACAGTAAGCAGTAGATATGAacaaaacagtaaataacaaAACAACAAACGGTAAACAATCAATGGTCGAATTAAAGTCCAACTAAACGGGAAACAACAAATGGTAAAAACGATTGAATCAAAGATGCTATGATAGTTGAATATTTGGAGATGGTTTAGGAAAGTATTAGTTAGATATAGAGACATGAGAGGAAGAGGaggaaagaaaaatatcaagaaatGGGACCAAAGATTAATGGTTAATTTGATTGACTATTAAGAGAGTAGTCAATTTGCTGTCTCCAACTAGTTGTGTACTAGTGTGTAAAAGGACTAGGGGTAGGAGTAGGAGTAGGATAGCCAGCAAATCATGATGCTTAGTTCATATATCACTTGCTCAAAGAATGGCATTAATTTGTAGTTTTCTGCTACAAAATTTATATCCACATAATAAAAAACAGCTTTTACCTCATATTACCAACTCTGCCTTTTTGCTTCAAATCCCAATCAAGGATGATAACTTTAAGGTAAATCTGTTTCGTGTTTCGATACAAACTGCGAAAAATATAGTGTTTGATTAGACTTATATAATAACTTTCAATTGTTTTTTTTGGTTGAAATAGTAACATTTTGaaacttttcataaaaaaaaacatgtttgtatttatttgatattaGTAAATTATCCTTATTATTTCCACAAAACACGTTTGTtcttgggtaaataatttattagtcccataGTTTTTACCTAGCACACTGATTAGtctctttattttgaaaaacacattttaaggtctctatcttttaccaatattaactcTGTGgttcttttatctattttttttatatttttaaccgaacatatcttagcttttaggacaaccacagtaaaatacaagttgaccatatcactctgttattttatatatgtctatttatgttaaaatataatggttacaagtctaaaaaactagacaaaaggaccaaacgattaatattggcaaaagctagggaccttataatgtgtttttcaaaataggatgactaaacagtgtgttaggtaaaaactaggggactaataaattatctaCCCTTTTTTCTTTAATGTGATTTCTATCTATATAATATTATTGCCAAAATAATAGGGTTCTACCCGttctaataattttaatttttatttagtaatttagattattttattaatttgttttttacaatttttatttttataattcatttattgattaatctaaaacaggctcatattagacattttgcATAATAACTGCGACATCTAACTATTAACTGATACCAAACATCTAACTGTAACAACAAACAACTAACTGcgatatcaaataactaataaCAACTATTCACTAACAACTGAACCAAACATGCCATCAGAATAGatttgtagatttttttttaaaaaagattGCGCACAATACGCTTACAtttaagagaaagaaaaatccccaccagacccgaaTGTGATtcaaacccatgacctcccaagacatagttaagctctcaaccactaggctaaaaAAATAGATTTGTAGATGGTATACatttaaattcaataaaatatttggatttcATTGCCCAATATGTGTAACACgagataaaaaaatttcatatgtatacatgtattttttatttgttgtttataAGTGACAACATGATCCATATGTGATAGAAACTGATTGCTTGATTATTTCATTACATTGACATACATATGTAAAAGATTACAAGCAAGAATTATGGCTACAATTATGACTACCATTACGTTGACCATATTAAAGATGTACACTGAAATACATAttgctaaaaataaataattatttacataTTCTAATATACCCCGAAGTCAAAATGGGAGGAGGGCATACATTGAGACTATATCATAAATTATCAAAGAGTTGCAACAGAAGAtccttagtgaagatatcaACAATTTGATAGCGTGAAGAAACATATAGGACACGTACTTGACCTCGAGCGACTTTCTCGTGAATGAAATGTATATCCATCTTAATTTGTTTAGTGCGTTCTTGTTGAACCAGGATGCCGGAAAGATATACTGCACTAACATTGTCACAATAGAACACGGTGGATTTTGTAATAAGATAATATAGCTTCAAAAATAAGTTCTAAATTAAAAAACACTCAAAAACAACATCAGCCACTCCACGATACTCGACTTTAACACTAGACCGAGACGAAGTAGTTGTCTTTTATCAGACCAAGAGAGCATATTATCCCCAAGATATAGACAATAACCAGAAGTGAATTGTCTAGTGTTAGGGCATCCACCCCAATCTGTGTCGGTGTAAAAATAAGTTTTCTAAGGGAAGAGGAATAAATATAGAGACCGAATTCGAGAGTACCTTGGATGTACCGAATGATTCTCTTCAAAGCAGTCATGTACTGTGTTCTCAGGATCATGCATTCTCGGGATCATACATAAATAAACACACTTATTGAACAACATATGAAATATCTGATCTCGTGAGAGTCAAATATTATAGAGCACcgaccaaaaaaaatattttggaaATTACTCCCTAATTACAAGGTTAAAATTAGCTTTctgaatatgaatttctgatcgGTCATTCATTACACTATTTATAACGTTAGAAATAAaatggtgttttttttttttttttttgccaattttAAAATGATTCCTTTACCTTATAAGAGGCATCTAGTGAGGTGACATGAAATGAAATGGTTTGATTTAAATCACTGGCTACATGTTATGTcgattctataaaaaaaaaatgttatgtCGATGTAGATTTTTATTGTTTGGGTTATATTTTAAGGCATAAATTGAAGTTTAATGATTGTAAGAAACTAACAAACAAACAAAGTTGAGTGTGTGGTATTCTTGCATTTACTTTATTTCATATGGGAcgaaatttaaagaaaaaagaaatctaatcaaatattaaaaaaaaaaatcaaaagatatTTAAGATTTTTATTTTGACACCTTAGCATTGCATTTAATACAAATGAAGGTAGTCGAAGTAATTGAATTAGAGGGATTTAATGTGGCTTAAttccataattctaacaatctAATCAACTGTATAATGATGTAAAATAGGGTATTGGATTCTTCCTCGTGCAATTTCAGATTGTCGTTTTGCGTAGCTCAATTAGAAACCTGCATTTTCTCAATGTCGTTTTCCCTACTCCAGCTTCAAACCAAATTCAACATTTAATGTTCTGTCTTGTCACTCTATTATCCGactcaaaaaccaaaatccatctgtaattttttaattattattattattccgaTTAATTAGATTAAGGTGGTCCATTCAGATGTAAGTAGGGTGGGAATTCCCCGACCTGTCCCAATAAGATGGAGAATCACCAATAAGAATCTCCATAGGACAGAgatgaggataattttatcCCTCGTGGTAGGAATAGGGCAGGGATGGTTGAAAACTATAGCTTTGTGATTGCCGTAGAAACAAGAAGAGTGAGAATAAGAGTTACTACTTCATACCAAAGTTGTAAAAAATGCTAGACGATAATCGGATGGACAGAGCCTTTGAAGATTAGTCGGATTTGTATTTGTTAACcaacaaattgttatataaattcaattaaatatgtattatactatctaaaaataataatataaaattatttatatagaaaAACAAGTATATTTATACCGTACATCTTaaaaaatgtgcaaacatcaacatttcaataacaatatagttgaaacaacttaaaagtgaaggcttaatgcatatttacactTTTAAACTTGACAACttaaataacctatcacacacctatagttggttttaaaaacccaccacacacctatagttaactttaaaaacctatcacatacCTATAGTTTATTTATTCGGACCTCCTGCACACAAAATCATTAATAACCCATCACATACCTCATCTGTCAAAGATGGCATATCGACGATTTTGTGTATAGAtggtccgaatgagccaactatatGTACATAATAGGTTTTTAAAatcaactataggtgtgtgatagatttttaaaaccaactataagtgtgtgatatgttattttaaaaattcaggATGCCAATAGACAAAATGTCCCAAGTTTGAGGGTGTACATATCTATTAAGcctaaaagtgaattataataaagcgcaaaaaaaaaaaaaacacaatgaGAAACGCTTTTGCTCATCGTTGTTTACGCGGCCTAAACGGAATCCACGCGGCTAAAAATCGCCTAAGAGCTAAAAAAACACCTAGAGACAAAATCGGTTCGGATTCGAACCCCTAGGCGATTTTTGTTTATGTGCAACCATATTGTTAGTCCAGTTGGACTTTTATCTAGAAGCACATAAACATTATCATTTATGAAGCTCTCACATTCAAGGACCATATCATTATTGCAACCATATTATTTCATGCTCGTTTCCCACATGACTAAGCAACTCAAAGAGATAAGATAGGTGTATTCTTGTAAATATTTAATTGGGAGATTGGAGATCTAATAGCATCTCCGCCATTTTGGCATAGACAACAGTGGCGAGTCACTTGTAGCCCACACTAAAATGACGTGAACATTATAAAgaaaaaacatatatttcttttcgtttacaaaataaaaatgtatattaACATTAACTTTAGTATTATGTGAAAAAGAATAAAGTATAGAATAATGTTTTTCGAATAAAGTATAGAATAACTTTTTTAGAATAAAAAACGGAACACTAGTACAACATACATACTTTTTCCCCCATGATGGACTGCTACGGGAAGAACAGCACTATCTACCCAGATGTAGTATTCTCAGACCGCCTTACTTGCATCAACTGGACCCTCCAACATGAAAAAGATTCATTGGTCTTGTTGCTCGCCAGTGCTGGACCTCCGGTATGGCACGTATCGATGGTCCTTGGAAgcattcttcctcctcctcttctcaatAAATGATTCAAGCTTGCCAGATCCCTAATCATATTATAAGAtacaaaagtttttttttaagaaaaagatGCCCACTTGAAATGAtgatattaaatgaattatccACTCTATCTACTTGTCCAAAAGTGCATTTTTTCATCGTGCGTAAGACGTACCTTAAGTTTATTGTATTCCTTGACGAGCCTTTGCTTCCGTATTTCAGCTGCAGAAAATAAAGAAGTCAGGATTCTTGTACACATTCTAATAGTAGACTGCTCATTATGTCCGTTAAGAAAtgctaataaaaataacaaattggGAGAGAACTGCAATCAAGATTTACTGCTTCCAATAACATTTTGTTCCGGAAAACATCATCATTTCATTTTTGCACAAAGCCAATATAATTCCCTGCAAAATCTCTTAGTATCTAAGTTACCCTTACGAACTACAATCAACACCGTAACAATTCTCCACACACCAAACACCACAGACACCCATTATCATTAGCAACTGATTATTAGTGTTCAAATGCATTTTCGTTCAAACTGAACAAAGTAATATGTAAACATATAGAGAGAGCTCTTTGATCTATAACAACAGCACCACTCACTATCAATTAATCTAAGCTAAATGTATCCTCATGGTTCATTACTCTTATCTACTTAGTAAAAGTCCAAATGATTAACTTCAGGGATACACGGGAAAGGTACTCTAATAGTTCAACAAGAGACGATGAAGCCCAAGCATATAGATAGAGTGAGGCAGAGCGTTACATTTTTTCAGATAGAACGGCTGTTTTCCTTGCTTTGCTGCTTCTCTCTCTTTCCTCACATGCTCAGTCAGAATTGCTCCATCACCTTGTTTGCTTGACTTGTACTTTAATTGTCTATCCTGCCAAGAGATAATTGCAAGAAGATAAAACAAGGTTTAGACAAAACAAATCACCTGACCAGGCATGAGTTCATATTTCAAGTGATAATTCATTCATTTTCAACCCAGAAGCAAGTACTTACAATCCAAGATATACGTTGTTTCAACTGATCAATAGCTTTCTGATCTTTGGATTTCTTCAGTTGCTGCTTTAATGCCTTCATTttcaaagaaataaagaaagaaaaataatttgttaagaaaagaaaatgcaCAGGTGCAAGTTACAAACGAATTTTGTATTTGACAAATTTAAAAAGCTACCTCTTTTTCAGCAGGAAGGTTGTTCTTAAATAGGAAATCATATCTTTTCCTAAACCTACAAAGTCCAAAAACAACACGATATTATGAAAGAGCTGTGGAAGGCATAAAATCatattgaccaaatttatcctCATAAAGTAGCAAATATATGAATTTGCAATAAATACAAGTGTTAC
The DNA window shown above is from Euphorbia lathyris chromosome 1, ddEupLath1.1, whole genome shotgun sequence and carries:
- the LOC136210735 gene encoding uncharacterized protein codes for the protein MKNRSEILASSSNPQSVEREEDLQSSSSSSDEEESEIEREIADATFGEIQKARSNGSISVYGKRNEEKKSGRANKNRPMEVTCKKPVSRFREVVQGPKKVVRDPRFESLSGELDVDGFRKRYDFLFKNNLPAEKEALKQQLKKSKDQKAIDQLKQRISWIDRQLKYKSSKQGDGAILTEHVRKEREAAKQGKQPFYLKKSEIRKQRLVKEYNKLKGSGKLESFIEKRRRKNASKDHRYVPYRRSSTGEQQDQ